The Halovivax ruber XH-70 genome includes the window CCAGCCACTGGTCGTCGCCAGGTTCCGAGACGACCTCGGTAGAGAGATCGTTGATGACTTCGTCGTTCGAGTCTCGGATTTCGATGTTGTGGCCTGCGCCATCACCTTCGGACCAGCCGATCTCGTAGGTCTCGCCGCTCTGGAGTGTCAGCGGGGGATTCTCCTCGTCTGCGATCGAGTCAGGCGCGATACCGACCCAGGCCGTCGTTTGGCCATTGAATTCGATCGACGTTCCCGGTTCGATGGCCCCGCTCGCACCCTCGCCGCCAGTGTCGCTCTCGTTCCCCTCGGACTCGTTTCCGGCCGTTTCGTTGCCGTCCGTTTCGTTTTCGCCTCCATCAGATTCGTTGTCTCCGCCGCCAACTGTTTCGTTCTCGTCAGTGCCGGTATCACCGTTCGTGCCATCGCCGTTTCCGTCGTCTTCGGGCCCA containing:
- a CDS encoding plastocyanin/azurin family copper-binding protein, whose amino-acid sequence is MVSRTPSSRRKTLKRIGAAMGIAWLAGCSDGGGPEDDGNGDGTNGDTGTDENETVGGGDNESDGGENETDGNETAGNESEGNESDTGGEGASGAIEPGTSIEFNGQTTAWVGIAPDSIADEENPPLTLQSGETYEIGWSEGDGAGHNIEIRDSNDEVINDLSTEVVSEPGDDQWLEFEASDEMAQYVCQPHQTTMVGEISVE